In a genomic window of Pseudomonadota bacterium:
- a CDS encoding BlaI/MecI/CopY family transcriptional regulator, with the protein MTADTRLSDLQLDVMQVLWNHGSATSAEVCEALAEQRSLALTTVATLLKRLEDRGLVSHETHGRSFIYRAEVEQKDVQRDLVGGLIKQMFLGDPAALVNHLLGDQPIDDEDRERILKLLEENRDGASS; encoded by the coding sequence ATGACCGCCGACACCCGATTAAGCGACCTGCAGCTGGACGTGATGCAGGTGCTCTGGAACCACGGAAGCGCCACCAGCGCCGAAGTCTGTGAGGCGCTCGCCGAGCAGCGCTCCCTGGCGCTGACCACGGTCGCTACGCTGCTGAAGCGCCTGGAGGACCGGGGGCTGGTCAGCCACGAGACGCACGGACGCAGCTTTATCTATCGGGCTGAGGTGGAGCAGAAAGACGTGCAGCGCGACCTGGTTGGCGGCCTGATCAAACAAATGTTCCTCGGCGACCCGGCGGCGCTGGTGAATCACCTGCTGGGTGACCAGCCGATCGACGACGAGGACCGAGAGCGGATCCTCAAACTGTTGGAAGAGAATCGAGACGGAGCGTCGTCATGA
- a CDS encoding homoserine O-acetyltransferase, with protein sequence MSDARQYFTYDKPFRFRRGGGLSQFTLAYETWGKLNSRGDNAVVICTGLSPDAHVCSSDENPSPGWWEFMVGPDKPVDTNRWFVLCINSLGSCKGSTGPASINPETGELYRLDFPKLSIEDIAAAAHELVRALDIPEIAVMIGPSMGGMTALAYSLQFGRVRHMINISSGISSTPFAIALRSLQREMIREDSEWENGNYGDGDGPKTGMRLARKLGMITYRSAEEWQDRFMRETIPLDEQGDDPFGPSFEIESYLQYHAQKFIHGFDPNCYLYLSRALDWFDAKDHGFGMADSIARFKSALVVGVGSDILFPIYQQRQIATIMTEERTPVQFRALESVQGHDSFLVDAERFAPVVASYLEHL encoded by the coding sequence ATGAGCGACGCACGCCAGTACTTCACCTACGACAAACCCTTCCGCTTTCGTCGCGGCGGGGGCCTGAGCCAGTTCACGCTCGCGTATGAAACGTGGGGCAAGCTGAATAGCCGCGGGGACAATGCGGTGGTGATCTGCACCGGGCTGTCGCCGGACGCGCACGTCTGCAGCTCGGATGAAAATCCCTCCCCGGGCTGGTGGGAGTTTATGGTCGGGCCAGACAAGCCCGTCGATACCAACCGCTGGTTTGTGCTCTGCATCAATTCGCTGGGCAGCTGCAAAGGCTCAACGGGGCCAGCGTCGATCAATCCGGAGACCGGCGAGCTCTATCGCCTGGATTTTCCCAAGCTGAGCATCGAGGACATCGCCGCGGCGGCGCATGAGCTGGTGCGGGCGCTGGATATTCCGGAGATTGCGGTGATGATCGGCCCGTCGATGGGCGGCATGACCGCCCTGGCTTACTCGCTGCAGTTCGGCCGGGTGCGCCACATGATCAACATCTCCTCGGGCATTTCCTCGACGCCCTTTGCGATCGCTCTGCGGTCCCTCCAGCGCGAGATGATCCGTGAGGACAGCGAGTGGGAAAACGGCAACTACGGCGACGGCGACGGCCCCAAGACCGGCATGCGGCTGGCGCGAAAGCTCGGCATGATCACCTACCGCTCAGCGGAAGAATGGCAAGACCGGTTCATGCGCGAGACCATCCCGCTCGATGAGCAGGGTGACGATCCGTTTGGGCCCAGCTTTGAGATCGAGTCGTACCTGCAGTATCACGCGCAGAAGTTCATCCACGGATTCGACCCCAACTGCTACCTGTATCTTTCCCGTGCCCTGGACTGGTTCGACGCCAAGGACCACGGCTTTGGCATGGCCGACTCGATCGCGCGCTTCAAATCAGCGCTGGTGGTCGGCGTTGGGTCCGATATCCTGTTTCCGATCTATCAGCAGCGCCAGATCGCCACGATCATGACCGAGGAACGTACCCCGGTGCAGTTTCGTGCGCTAGAATCGGTGCAGGGTCACGATTCTTTTCTGGTCGACGCAGAGCGCTTTGCGCCCGTCGTGGCCAGCTACCTGGAGCATTTATAA